AAATCTTCACATATATTGCAAACTGGGGCCAAAAAGTTTCCTACTCACTTCAATTAAGAATGCTTGAAACATGAATTAAAGAATGGGAACTTaacattacaaatgaaaactgaagaaaaaaaaaacttttttccactGCTCTGTGTACCTATTAATCTACAGTATGACTATTTTAAGACAGCTGGAAGGTTCAGCCATGCATTTGTATACCAGCTAGTCATGCATAACCAAATAGACCATATTTAGTATAAAAAACGGTGCTTGGCGAAGGCATTCAAAATGTGTGTAAGAGGGCGCAGACAGACataatccatttttattaaataagtaCCAATGAATATATTGAATAAGTAACAATGAATATATGGAAACGTACAAGAAAAGACTGGCTAAGTAGAACAATGAGCTTTGATGTGATTGGTCGCTGTTAGATCTGAGGAGTCATGCTGTACTGTATCTCCACCTGACAAATCACACACAATCAGGAActttcagcacaaaaaaaagaagtaaatttAAAAGGCCGTCTTTCACCACTGCCACTGTGTTCCTAATACACATGTAGTCTGTTGAAGGTATGTTGGAGCTCTGTGTTTTGGTAGTCCAGTGGTGAGCAGTCTGCAATAGGATAACGTGGCAAAGGAGACCCCTCAAGGTTCATTTGTAGAGGAAATTTTCTTAGTTATGCAATGGCCTTGGCAAAGTTTTGAAAGACTGAGAAGCCCTGCAAGCACAGTATATTTGGCAGAGAGGACTTAATGCTCCATGCATACAGGATGGAGGGGTACCTCATTCCACCTGTGAgtatataataaatgtattccTACACAgctctgtattttaaatgcatttcagtagGCCTTACTGACAGCTATGGattatgtaaaacaaatattcaaCTCATTATGTGGTGGATATTGTTtaccaaatgtttttcttttacgAATTTAGCATTGAAAGTGAAATTTGAGTGCTGTATAAGGAGAGTTAAATCTAAAGGTGAACAAAATGAAAGGGGAAAACTATTTCCTCTAGATTTGCGTCCTAGAACCTACATTCAAATTGTTTTACAAAATAGTATGCACTCTTTGCCTGTGTACTGTACCTGAATTCATACTTCAGTTGAATTTGCAATTACAGttacttaaaaatgtttctattaaactttttatttagattttctgatgaaaatgtgtgtttttttaacataaacaGTTATGTATTTGTATAACTATACTATTTCTGAATTCCAAAGAATATACTGGTCActtccaaaatgaaaatgacgaTATAGTATTCAGTACAAAAGCTGAATCTGTTATTATAAATTCATaattatgtaatgtaaacatGTATATTGCCACATATTGTCATTTTCTCTCTAATATCCCCTTCTGTTGTTTTAAAGCCATTAGAAGAAATGATTGCCTATGATCCAGACATCTATAGACCACCCTTAGAATATTACCCATACTCTAATAGTGATGGAGAAAGTCATGGAGGTAAGTTCAAGatttgacaaaatgacaaaaacattattattattattattattattattattattattattattattagtattactgtatgtacaatTCCTGTTTTCAGAGTTGTTTTTGTAATTGTAGAGAAGAATTGTAGAGTGGCAGGATTACTACGAATATAGTTGTCATAATGCTCAGGAAAATATGGAATCCTGACCGATGTCTTCACATTTATTACAGTCGTATTTTGCCCTGGTAAGataaagtaattttattttgatttattttgattgCCAATAACATAATAGTAAGTGGATAAGCTCTGAAGTATAATTTAAGAAGAAACAGAGACCCAgaagaaatcaaataaaaaaaatgaattaattgctGGCATTGTTCTACAGATTCTTTGAGTACAGGGTTACAGtacatgttcagtgttaaatatacagtactacAATAAAAGTGATCTCTATTTGACTCAAATTAAGTATATTATAGTGTAATTAACACTGcagattttactgtgtaggtgtaataataataataatatataactttttttatttatttctgtattcacTGAATGTGCAATTACAGGTGGCATCCAAGGCCCtattttaagaacattttttaattttagtttttaactgACTTTTTAACTTGAATGTGTAAACTGTTCCTAGACCCTATTGGTATGCAAAAGTTAATTTGAACTCTATGGCACTATATCCATGTGAATAAATTGGAGGATATAggaatatgttttaaaaataatatatgtgtTGTTTCTgaacttgtttttaattgtaaGCCTTGAGAACCCTTCAAACCTATGTTGTAAGGACAGTGGTGTGTGGAATATAAGTGAACCACATGCCCGTGCTTATGGATTGATTGGCTAATTGTTTTATCTTTCACTGCTTTAATAATTTGTCAATAGGAAATTAACTAAGAAATATGTTCTTCTTCTGGGAAATAGTATTTTACATCTCAAGCAATGCTAAAATTAGCTtaaagctcattttaaaaagctaaaaaaaaagtttttaaaaaatccatcaactaaatcaaatgaaaaaggTAACACTTAGGTGTGTTACTGAAAGTGAATGATGGAGCACTTTGCAGCTTCTTTAAAAATTGTCATAAAAATAGGAACACTTCTGGCACCTCTGTCTAGCCTGTATGTGGTACAATGTAATAACTATACAGTGTGGCAAGGTTGTTTTAACTCGTTCATATCAGTCAGGTTAAAGTCACACTGCTGCCAAATTTTATAACAAGAAATACTAGTGGTCAACATGAAACATGTTTTGAGATTTGCAATTACTCTGCTCCACTGTAGATTATGGCTGGGACCCCCATCACATCCACCATGGTGAATTTGAGAACCCCCAGCCAACCCACTTCACAGAGTTGCAAAGTGTACAACCCCTACACATTACCAACTTGCACCGATATACAGAAATGGAGCCCATGCACTCCACTCTAGATCCTGGCCTTGGACCACATCACCTGGCAATCCCCCAACAGGTAATTCTGCAATTCCTCTTTTTGCCCCCTCCGCGCTCCCCACACAAACCTGCCCAGCAGCAGACATGCGTTCAATTTGTACAGCTGTGGATATGATGTGGAGTAGCATGACTTCAGGGGGATTTAATCTTGCAACAAAACTATGCTCTTGGTGTGCTtggatatttttgtttgttttgctttccgCGTTTAGCTTATGACCATGCCTGGGCTATGTACCTTACATTGCAATTTATGATGGCCCACCCCTACAGAATTATTTCTAACATAATTTCCAAAGGTTTCCTTCTTAACAATTATTCCAATCTATCCCAACCTGGTCAACATCTCAATATGGCTTATCTAGACTATAAGTCTCCTCATTGCAAGAGATATAATCATATTCAAAAGTTGTTTTGCAGTCAAAGGCTTTCATGTTTAATTCGAAAAACATTTCGTAATTAAAAATCAAAGCTATGGCATGATGGAGTTTTAAACACAACATGCCATCTTCCTTTGTTTTATtctaatgtattttatgtttagCTAGGCCTTTAAATATAAGaatcttaattaaaaataaatatgtatttaaattagATGTTTGCTTTTTGCATAGATTTTGTATCTTGCcctttcatgaaaaaaaaaatcatatttattctatttaaattcacattttacttGTATTTATCTCAAAGGTTTATGCTAATTTACAATTAGCATAGTTAAGCTTGTATGTATGGCAACAGTTTGAAACTATATTCTTTATGCAGAATTATTTGGAGTTGCTTcacctatttttatttttctctgaaacACCACCAGtctataatacatatatatttcaaCAGGTGCATTTGCagaaatttcaaacaaaaatgaaaatatcgtGAATATAGTTGTCATTGCTCAGCTAATGAAACAGGTTTTATTCAGGAATTTCAGAATTTCTCAGATGTGGAATTAGATTAAGACCAAACTGCCTCAGTTTGCTGTGTACGTTCAGGCTAGTAGGCCTAGCACTGGTCACGGATGGCTTCACACCACCCACAGAATACGAAAGTTGCTTATTAcctaaatctttttttgttttaagtgaatttgtttgtttgttttaagtgAATTTAATACTCCTTGCACTTGAGTCACATCTTTTTTCACACATGTAAATACTATTTAAGTATTAGCaaaatttgttattatttaaatattattttttattattataaaaagtaTCATAAAGACAAGTATTATATACTTTGTATAATGGACTTGTCTGTATCTGAATAATGGCTTTCCCAGGTTAATTTTGcaattaattttgcatttagAATGTGATCCTAGgatatcaaaataataatttcacattttaatatttcacattaatgATGAATATTATTTGGTGTTAGTTATTAATCTAAACAGTTTCCTGTAGGTTATACACAGCAGCATTGCACGACCTCAGACAAActcataatatttatttttatgagaacAATGTCATTTATCTCAATGTTCATATCAAATTTGGAATTTGATTgatatgaaaataattacaaaatgtgattaaaataaataaataaataaagattgattgatttaagATTTTGAAACATTAATTAGGTTACCAATCAATTAGAACAACATTACTCGAAAGCTGcagcattattatttattaaattggaCAAGTTTTTGGGTAGCAAACCATGCCATCAATCCCcaatataaaatatgtgaatgtgtgtttttatctcAATACAACACTGAGAACGTGGATCTTATTCTACACAGTGTAAAGACCATGTCCAGCAgcatttcccaacctttttttttccaaatgtatggAATCTCAaggcacaccactctcaaaagcaaGCAATGTACTGACGTTGATGTGACGTgtcaacagtaggcctaaatgttttttgggggggggtttgattaAGCactatgcattttaattacatatattttggcttttgtgaatgagatttgttcatttaagttttttatttcatttgaacctttaaatttcaaatgagtACCGTGGCACACCGGTAGGGCCCAAGCAGTTCAATTAATCTATTTCAGTTATTTGTTCACAGCTATTCGTCAACTTTAAATATATCAGGTAACTCTTGGTTACCTGATATATCCTCGCACATATGAATTGCTGTAACTAACACTGACCATGGAAAATCAGTTTCATATGGCATAATATTGGAAgcgcaataataataatttgtggtATTCATAGCATGTAGGTTGTGATTCATGACTGAGTCAGACAGCATTGGGAAAATAAGGCCAGGCTGCATTGTGTAACTCAGTTTATTCAAAAGCAAgtttaatttttgaaagttTAACTTTCATGTATCATGTTgcgtgtatttattttgtattgaacACCTTTATTTCATATGATTACTTCATACAAAAGTAAAGCTATGGATACAATATAGGCCCTCATCAGTCTATTCCAGACAGCATAAAAGTATACAGGAGACCACTGTGAAATggaacttaaaaaaatgttcctccCATGTATTTACCCATTTGTgtctaaatatatatacaatggTCACTTTATTTGGTACGCCTATCTTGTACTTGTACTGGGTAGGACCCATTTTGCCTCCAGATCTGCCTGAATTCTTCGCAGAATGGATTTAATAATTTCCAAGTGCTGAAAACATTTCTTAGGCGTTTTAGTCAGTATTGACTCGATAGCTTCCTGTAGACTTTTTTGACCATGCATTCATGTTGAGAACCTCCTCTTCCACCTCATTCCAATGGTGCTCTCTTGAATTGAGATCTTTGTATACcaaagtcactgtcatgtttgtggaaccagaTGATGCATACTTTGTGACATAGCGCATTATCCTGCttgaagtatccatttgaaaatgctatggccaaaaagggaaaacatggtcagcaacaatgcttagctATGCTgcggcattcaaatgatgctaaATTGGTATTAACAGGCCTAATGTATGCCAATAAAACATTcaccacaccattacaccatcACCATATGCCTGCACTGTTGACACAAACtaggatggatccatggatttgGCTacaccaaattctgaccctacgaTATGCATGTCACAGCAGAAATCAAGATTTGTCATACAAGGCAGCGTTTTTCTAATCtcaaaaaattcagttttagtGATCACATGACCAATGGAGACTCATCTTCTTagtcttagctgacaggagtggaccTGATAtagtcttctgctgctgtagcccatccacttcacatatataatatatatcaaTACCAATTACCTAACATGGAAAAGGACCACTCTTTGCCTTCATAACAGTTTCAATTCTTCTTGGAAAGCTCTCATGAGTTCTGAATTATGTATATTGGGATAGGAAAGGAAGGAAGGGCAACTTCCAGTTCTTTGAGGGATGAAGGAGGTGGAAAATCTATTTCACACACTGTGTTCCAGATCTGGTGATTGTGGAGGCCATGGAAGGCATGTAATTTCTTCCACTCTTGAATTTGTTTAGAATTATGTATGGGTGTGCTGTCATCTTTATATGTGGACATCATGAGGGAACAGGGTATGCAGCACAAATGGcttcttatttttttgctgttatatgaCCATGCCATGCAGAACAATGACCAATGACTGCCAAGAGGTGGCTGGCTATACCATCACAGATCCAACACCATGGTTTAGTTGGCAACAAACATACATTGCGGATTGAAGCCTTTCCGAGGCCGTAGTTTTGGGGTGTTTTGCAACTGTCCAGTTAAATGCCTGTCTGTCCTTGTCAGTAAGCTTCAACGTGCAACCACTGTTCCTCTTTACCAGTgcagtttgtttatgtttggCATATGTCATCATTTTCAACAGCGTTCCCCTtgccacattaaatatttttgcagcTTTGTGACTGATGCACCTGCAATTTGGGCACTGACTATTTGGCCTCTTTGGAACTCCATTAGTTTCCTCTTGTTGCTTTGTAAACTCACATAGCATGATACTAATTGTCAGACCTCTTTTATAGCTGACATATACATATCTCGTTTCTCACTTCAACACTCATATCCATGTGACTGTTATTGAATAAAGAGTGCAGCTTCTGTAGTTGCAAAACTCCAAATGATGGTACTTCTAAAGATTTTCAGTCGAATCTGTTGATGTGGccagttttttaaatcatgaagcATACATTTAAAGCAACAATTTAAGCTAcctaaaaaaattaacattccgTAAAGAAAcaccataaaaatatattaacgTCTTGACTttcatacaaacaaaaaagcttcACTTTGAGAATTTCACTTTCTTTGAAAACAGGGAGTTTTCAGTACTGACACTCTCGTGTGAGTTTTGTCTTTGCACattgataaatataaatttatcaaagtgaaagagaggaggtTGGAAGAGCCTTTTCTTTGCCTTGTTCCAAGAGAAACTAGCATTCATATCAGCTGCTGTCTTGGTCCCATTTACTGTCTGAAATTATGGAAAGGCCTGCCAGACAATCTAACACAGAGGGtcatacatttacaaatataaagAGAGAGTGcggcaataaaaataaaacctttactAACAGACGATCAAAAAGCAGATACTGCAGGAAGTACAGTGGGAGGGTCTCAGAAAGTGTCAAAAGAGCTGCGCTTGTGTGTGGGCTAGGGGGCCGTGTCTGTGCAAGGCGGATTGCTCAATGCAGACTTTTCCTGACTGTGGACAGAGGCTGCTACGCATCATATGGGGACACGGCAAAATTGTGCAGAATCACCAACCGCTGGCCTGTGGACTCACCTCATTTACCCAATTTAACTGCTCCTTATTGGGACATAATCGCCACGAGACAGAGAGTAGAGGTTGGTTGCAGGTGGCGaccagaaagaaagagacataAGGCTAACTAAATCTACAGAGAAAAACTCTCAAACGACAATTCACGTTGTTGAGAGTTGCTCTTTTCCTTCATGTGCACTTGGATCATTAATTCTGGAAAATGAAAGCAGCCAGTGCTGAAGATATAATTTATAACCTCACATAACTTCAAGGGAACTACAGTCATAATGAGCCTGTGGAAAAATATAATCTCTAAATGTAATCTCTATTTGTGAAggctttttcattgtttgttgcACAAAAATATTGAAGACTATTCAAACTATTCAAGCTGCCttcattgattaattaattgtttgGTGTTCGTAGCTATGCCAAAATCGTCTggatttaaatacaaaatttaggaaatctattttaatattacTATGAACTCTCTATGAGATATGAGATATGTACATATgcaacaataaattaaaataagcagAAACCTGTCTCTGTTCTGAAAGTGCgaatacttattttatacaaatacCAGGCTGAAAGACGATGAAGTCTCTAACACAGTGATAGCTCTGACCATGCCATCTTGGGTTTGACACCAAAGACTGCAACCATTTCTAACCAGTATTGCAAAACTCGAGGTTTTCTCTAAACAGTTTGCACATTGTCTGTGGTTCACACAGAATTCATTTCACATTGCAAAAACGTGGAACAAATTACTGGTCCATGTTATGATGTAAGCCCAGCAATGGGTAGTGTTTTGgaacattatatttattgtttgaatattttatttgaaattcctGCACTGCATGATTTAGAGCATATATGCTAGTATTTGAAACTCAAAAagtaatttgaaaaatgaagaagTACATGATGGCATGCatatataaatactgtacacaATAACAAGTGTTTGCAAGTGAAAAGTtatcatgtacagtatttacacatgcattacattacattaattatttgCTTAGAATTTTTTATTATGAGTGATGTTTATGGCCAATGGAGTGTTTATTGAAGGAATTCATGATCTAGTTGTTTAACTGAATTGCATTAGTTGTAGTTTATTTCTGCTTCTCATTTCTCGCATATATAGTTAGGGTTTTGCTAATTTAGTGTTACCCACAatgttttttgtattcatttttcacaGCATGTCCATGCATAGCAATGGACTTCCTCTTTCAGCACATAGCATGCTTGTGGTCTCCAAAGTCacacatttcagtattttaagaTATGTTCACAAAGCGTTATTTTGTCCTACTGTTTGGCAAATCTGAAAAAGTCACCAGAAGACAAGCAAATGAGCAAATCTACTTGAGAGAAACATGTACCAAATCTTATAAATTCACAGATGGTGCTGTTTCATGCAAAGCCAAGGTATGCTTGAATGATTAAGAGaatatgcgtgtatgtgagtcCATCACAAAAACAAGATGTTATGTCAGTGTTTCATGATGAGGGCAGACAGGAGAGCTAAAGGAGAACAGTAGGAAATTGGGGCTGGATGGAATATAAATATTAGATTTTGATGTGCACATTTTCCAGATGTCATATTTCCCTCGGAACCTGTGTtacccacacccctccccagcTCAACGGAGCTCAGACGAGGAGGACCCAGGGGGCCGTAGCCCCCCCTTCGAGGTTTCAGATGGAGAAGAGCATGTGGACCATATCCCCTGTACCTCTGGTATAGAGTCAGGTAGGCAAACCCTGACTGCCCCCATATATCACAGCTTACTACAAGTGTGAGAACCACTGAAAgactattaatttatttccatatatCTATTTTCTCCTACATTTTGAacatcattcatttaattttgttatatAAATCAGTAGCTGGCAGAAATATTCTGGGAAATAGGCCTATATTGAAAGCAAAAATAAGATAAAGTAGAGTGAATTTATGATACCATAATGTGTAAAAAAACTGGGCCACTCATTTGTTACATGGGAGGCATTAGAGCATCATTTTCTTCACgaagcacacacaaaattcaTAACTTAGAGTGTTACAAATATCAATTATATTTATAGAGATCTACGGAGATTAGGCATCCATGTGCTTTTTCCGGTTTTTCCAGTGATGATAACAGGCAGCACCCCTATCTGCCTAGGCAACAAGAAGAAAATCCGTCTGTACCAGTTCCTGCTGGACCTGCTGAGGAACGGAGACATGAAGGACAGCATCTGGTGGGTGGACAAAGACAAGGGAACCTTCCAGTTCTCCTCCAAGCACAAGGAAGCCCTGGCCAACCGCTGGGGCGTGCAGAAAGGCAACCGCAAGAAGATGACCTACCAGAAAATGGCCCGGGCCCTGCGGAACTACGGCAAGACAGGTGAGGTGAAGAAGGTGAAGAAGAAGCTGACCTATCAGTTCAGCGGAGAAGTGCTGGGGAAAGTGGCCACTGAGAGGAAGATTTACCCTCACTTATAGGGCAGGAGGAGTGTCCACACAGGCTCATTACTGTCTGTGGAGAGGacagaaacatcagaaaaagtatttttttcgaGGAAATGATAGCAGCACTTTTAAATCCTTGGCTGCAAATTCCTAGTCATTGAACCACCCCAGTGATCATTAGCAGAATTGGCAGGCATTATTTCAAAGTGTTACTgatcaaatatttttgtgctACCATTTGTTAagcaatattttcttttcttatgttaaaatattgtaaatagcATTAATTTTGTGATGTCTGGTACTCCTTGTGTGTGTAGCTTATAGTAAAcgaaaaataattaaagagcCATGGATAGTCTCAGAATTAGATTTAGCAATATATCATGGAAAATGGCTGAAACTGAAAAgagaagtgaaaataaatgacacagcCTCACACAAAACGCATGGTTCAGCATGCCACAGCCAGATAGATATTCATCCTTATACTGCCCCCacatggttaaaaaaattatggTCCATGGTACAATTGTGTAGTCCTATGAATTTCAGCACTGAATTTTTACTAAGCTACATTTGGTATTATTTTTTGCCAAAAGCATTTTGGAGTGTGGTtatatgtgaaaatgaaaaggaaggatTCAGAGAATTTCCCCAAACATTactcaatgaaaatgaaacagacaGGAGTCAAGACTACTGTCTCAACTTCTTCATAGTTTTGAAATGGACTTGTTTATTGATACATTATCCAAAATATCAGTACAAAATTTTCTTTTATGCACACTGTAGCACTGGCGAAAACAGACATATTAAGGAGTTCATATATTttcagtgccctccaaaattatttgAACCCTTGACAATGATGAGCAATGAAggcagtataataataataataataataatcatcatcatcatcatcatcatcatcataattattattattattatttattttattttttttagatatttgtgtcacaaatattcacaccctgaataattattttaaataatccaACTAAAATAAGTACACATTAACATACTACAGTTTTCAAGTCAAAAGGAACCAAGACTTCACTGAAGTATAAGAAATGAGATAATATATACTTAAAATGCGTCATTCATCGCTATGGGAAAAGACATAGAAAACAGGGAAAGGGCCATATTTTAACAGTCAATGCACAATTGTCAAGTCCTAGCCCTAATATGAGATGCAAATGAAGGCGTGTCCAATTCAATTTCTGTAATCTTGTGACACCAGGCTGTAGTGTTATTAATGCACAGCTGCAAAAGTTTCAAAAGGCAAAACTTGAATTGGTGTGATGGGgatttggtttcattattgccaatcagcccaatttttttccatttaaaaacaccaCAGTCAACTGTTAATTTCATCATGGCCAAAAGGCAAGGGCTTTACAAGCTTCTCTATATGAACTATTTCTCGTGATATCAAAACTAAGGTGAGATTGcatagttttcattttcatagttATTTCCCCctcaaacaaaattaattttcaatttaaatgccagtgcttgtttctttgttatatattatttctCTATAGCATCactatttcaaataaaaaaataaaaataattgttaattTCTGACATGCACTTGCATTATGTAAGGACATGTCTCCTGTTATGGCACCCAACCCATGTTGACACAAATGGGTTTACAGCAGACCACGAAACTACCAAACCTGACGTAGGTGACACTTCCATTTGCGTGAGATGCAACTACCAATTCCACTTATGCCCAGATGGTATGGCTCTTCCATTGCCACCAAAATAAGACCCAGAGAGTTGTTGACTGTATAGACGAATGGTCAAGGATACAATTCATAAAGAACTATAATAGATGACCCAATAGTCTT
This region of Anguilla anguilla isolate fAngAng1 chromosome 5, fAngAng1.pri, whole genome shotgun sequence genomic DNA includes:
- the spi1b gene encoding transcription factor PU.1b isoform X2, with the protein product MLHAYRMEGYLIPPPLEEMIAYDPDIYRPPLEYYPYSNSDGESHGDYGWDPHHIHHGEFENPQPTHFTELQSVQPLHITNLHRYTEMEPMHSTLDPGLGPHHLAIPQQMSYFPRNLCYPHPSPAQRSSDEEDPGGRSPPFEVSDGEEHVDHIPCTSGIESGNKKKIRLYQFLLDLLRNGDMKDSIWWVDKDKGTFQFSSKHKEALANRWGVQKGNRKKMTYQKMARALRNYGKTGEVKKVKKKLTYQFSGEVLGKVATERKIYPHL
- the spi1b gene encoding transcription factor PU.1b isoform X1, producing the protein MLHAYRMEGYLIPPPLEEMIAYDPDIYRPPLEYYPYSNSDGESHGDYGWDPHHIHHGEFENPQPTHFTELQSVQPLHITNLHRYTEMEPMHSTLDPGLGPHHLAIPQQMSYFPRNLCYPHPSPAQRSSDEEDPGGRSPPFEVSDGEEHVDHIPCTSGIESVMITGSTPICLGNKKKIRLYQFLLDLLRNGDMKDSIWWVDKDKGTFQFSSKHKEALANRWGVQKGNRKKMTYQKMARALRNYGKTGEVKKVKKKLTYQFSGEVLGKVATERKIYPHL